Proteins encoded by one window of Oligoflexus sp.:
- a CDS encoding universal stress protein, translating into MRAVLGVHQLPSAHQALKALLQLGFKDLELRPTHVMEHVGSTLGKYLLTVTETEYYAQYIKTEEAKANEVLRSFDKELQERGLTSKASLREGHVVNELIAEAQESQAELVVVSLKAQETLGHFFFGSVGRKMIFQCPTNLFVYKPTTAPAALKRAVFATDHSPFAQKSLDRLISLRPLGLEHITVLTAYPQNLTSALAPFVTQLGLDVSRWIEEKLHQENEGVVRRLKQEGFHAVAEVRGEPIHEAIESSVKRHEAGLVILGAQGHGMLEGLSLGSVTAHQVLHTPHSVLVVRPR; encoded by the coding sequence ATGCGTGCAGTTCTAGGAGTTCACCAGTTACCATCCGCACATCAGGCGCTAAAGGCACTACTCCAGCTAGGTTTCAAGGATCTTGAGCTGCGGCCGACCCATGTGATGGAACATGTGGGGAGCACCCTCGGCAAATATCTTCTGACCGTGACCGAGACGGAATATTACGCCCAATACATCAAGACGGAAGAGGCGAAGGCGAACGAAGTCCTCAGGAGTTTCGACAAGGAACTTCAGGAGCGTGGTCTGACCAGCAAGGCCTCCTTGCGCGAAGGGCACGTCGTCAACGAGCTGATCGCCGAGGCGCAGGAATCCCAAGCCGAACTTGTGGTCGTCAGCCTGAAGGCTCAGGAAACCCTGGGGCATTTTTTCTTCGGTTCGGTCGGTCGCAAAATGATCTTTCAGTGCCCCACCAATCTTTTCGTCTATAAACCGACCACGGCTCCGGCAGCATTGAAACGTGCGGTGTTTGCGACGGATCATTCCCCCTTTGCCCAAAAATCCCTGGATCGTCTGATCAGCCTCAGGCCGCTGGGTCTTGAGCATATTACAGTCCTGACTGCGTATCCCCAGAATTTAACGTCGGCTCTGGCGCCTTTTGTCACGCAGCTGGGACTGGACGTCAGTCGTTGGATTGAAGAAAAACTTCATCAGGAAAATGAAGGGGTCGTGCGCCGCCTGAAGCAGGAAGGCTTCCATGCGGTGGCGGAGGTGCGTGGAGAACCGATTCATGAGGCGATTGAAAGCAGCGTGAAACGGCATGAAGCAGGCCTTGTGATCCTGGGAGCGCAGGGGCATGGCATGC